The DNA segment GCGACACCGACGTCGAATTCTTTGCATCGTCCTCTGAGGACCACGTGGACGAGCACGAAGGCGGCATTGAGGCACGCGTTGTGAATGAGGCAGACGAGGAACTGTCCGATGGGCCGGTTGATATTAGTCTGTTCTTCAGCGGGGGGATCGACCTGACTGATCCCCTCGCCGAAGAGGATGAGATATCCGTTATCCTGCAACCTGAGAGCGACACATACGATCCCGATGAAGTGATAGCTTCGGCAAGTACCACTGCCACTGCGGATCTAGGTATCGCGGTCACGGAACGTCCAGACATCGAGGACGAAGAGGTCGAAGTAGAGGTCTTCGTTCCGTCGGACGAGAATTCAGTAGACGTCCGCGCATTTCATTGGGATGAGGGCGATATAACAGATGATGTCATCACTGTCGAGTCTGGAGAGTCCGTCACCGAAACCGTCGAACTGACAGAACCCCTCAAGAAAGGGGACAGACTAGATATTGTTCTCCTTGAACAGGGAGTCACAGACCCCGGTGAGGTTCTTCGTGAGACTAACACGGTAGTGGACGCAACTCACATCGAGTTCCACGCGTCTCCGTCTGCAGGCGACGATGTCATCGAAATTTTTGCGGTAGTCTCTGAGGAACACTGGGACGAGCACCAAGGGGACATCGAGGCACGCGTTGTAGATGGCACAGACGAGGAACTGACCGACGCGGCGGTTGAGATTTTCCGGGCTGACGGCAGGCCGATCGACCTGACTGAGTCCCTCACCGAGGGAGAAGAAATATCCGTCATCCTCCAGCCAGAGGGCGATAAATACGATCCCGATGAGGAATTGACTTCGGCAAGTGCCACCGCTAGTGTCGATCTAAGTATAGAGGCCCCACAACGTCCAGACGCCGAGGACGAGGACGTAGAGGTAGAGGTCACCGTTCCGTCAGACCATGATCCAGTAGACGTCCGCGCATTTCATTGGGATAAGGGCAATATAACAGATGAAGTCATCACTGTCGAGTCTGGAGAGTCCGCCACCAAAACCGTCGAACTAACAGAACCCCTTAAGAAAGGGGACAACCTAGAGATCGTCCTCCTTGAAGAGGGAGTCTCAGATCACGATGAGGCACTCCGTTGGGCTGGCACAGTGGTGGACGACACATACGTCGAGATCACACAACAGTTGACCGATGGTGACGAAGATGTCGAGGTATTTGCGACCGTCTCCGACGACGACTTAGATACGTACGAGGAAGGCCTAGAGTTGCGGATTGTAGACGCCGATGGCGTTAATCTGAGTGACGAGCCCGTGGATATTGAGCTTTTCTGGGGTGGATCGGTATCGGTGACTGAAGAACTTGTCGGGGGTGACGAGATCACGGCGGTCGTCCAGGAGGCTGCGGACGGATACGATGAGGAGAAGGTACAAGCTTCGGCAACGACCACCGTCGTCGGTGACATAGGATTTACCGTCCCGGAACGGCCCAACATCGGAGCCAAGTCCGTCGAAGTAGATGTGGACGTTCCAGCTACTCGTGGCGACGGGGTGGATGTACGAGCATTCGGGCTCGATGGATCGGACCTGACAGCAGACGTTCTGACAGTTACTCCGGGCGAGGATATCCAAGACGAGGTCACCCTGACCGATGAACTCGAAGAAGGCGATATCCTGGAGGTTGCTCTTTTCGAGGAAGGAGACGAGGACCACAATGACGCATTCCAAACAGTGGTGGCTGCAGTTGATGCGACGTATGCAATGTTCACGCAACAGCCGTCCGACGGTAACGAATTCGCCTCCATCCACATTACCGTGTCCGACGAGGACTTTGACGATCACGACGAGGTAGAGGTGCGCATCGTGGACGAGTTAGACGACGAACTCATCGAGGAACCACTACCGCTACCGCCCGAAGAACCCTTTGGCTATGGTACGATCGAACTGACGAGTGAGTTGACTGAAGACGAGGAGATTACGCTTGCTGTCCAGCCCCAGGCTGAGGAGTACACACCCGGCGAAACGTTAGCCTCCGATCCCGTTACTGTATCCGAGGATGTAGGCCCAACCGTCTCGTTTACGTTCTCACCGGAGTCCCCCGACGTCGAGACTGAGGTGACGTTCGACGCCAGCGACTCCGAACCGACCGAGGAGATTGAGGATTATCTGTGGGACTTCACGGACGACAACGACTTTGACACCACTGGGATCGAAGCAACCCACACGTTCACAGACCCAGGCGACCACGAGGTCACACTGTACATTCTGGACGACACGGGCGAACCTCTCGGCATAACAACTGAGACGGTCAACGTCCGAGAGGGGTGTTTCATCGCAACGGCGGCCTGTGGAACGCCCGACCATGATCAGGTTGAGACGCTTCGAGCATTCCGTGACACGACCCTGAAAGGGAACGCGATCGGGGAACTATTTGTCAGACTGTACTACGCAACCAGCCCACCAATCGCCGATTGGATCGCCCAGGGCCCACGTCGGCGTTCGATTGTTCGCTCGACGGTCGTTCGACCTGCAGCTCGGATCGCCTCTATGTTCGGATTTGACGGGTCGGACGCATAAGAGGTGAATTGCCCGGGCAACGATGTCAACTGAGGGTTCCCTGAGACACGATGCCTCTACGTGGGTATCCGCGTTTGACTCGTCTAGCAGCGGGTGGAAGTGTCGGTCGTCTGGGGGAGCTGAAAAGTCGTGAGGGTGGATATCCCGCCGGAGGTTGTGCCCGGACGCATCCGAGTAGTGTATATTGTAGTCGCCCGCCGTCGTCCATCGAACCGGGAATATGGTTGTATCTGCCTCCCCAATGCTATAGGGTATCGTGAGCTGTAGTTCGCGGGGATTGAGTCGGTCATCGATTTCGCCTGAGCCCATCGATTCGATGGCGCTGAACGCATCTCGGAACGCATTGAGTTTCGTCACGTCGATAGTGCTTCGAAGTGCGTGAGAGTCGCCATCTCCAGTGTCGAACTGCATCAGACTGCTTCTGCATCATCAGTGAGGTTTTCGACCGCGCTGAGTGCGAGCGCTACCTCAGCGAATGCGAGGTTCCGCCGCGTCGTTCGCCACTCCAGGAGCGCCTCTGCGTCGATATTCGCGTGGGATCGGACGGCGTCATCGGGCGAGGTAGCGCCGGACCGGTCGCCGTACTCTCGAAGGTCCTCGCGCATCTCCAAAACGCGTGTTGAGAGCGTATCGGTGTCCGTCTCGTCGAGGATACGCCGAGTTTGTTCGAGGACGATCGAGTCCTTGGCCCGCTGATACAGCGCCCCCCTCGAGTCTGGCGATGTGGTCTCTGCCACGTAGCTGTGTTCGACAAGCGAGCGAAGGTGCCTGCCGGCAGTCTGTTCCGACGTAAGGGCGGTCTCGGCAACGGTCGCCGCGCTCATAGGCTCGTATGCCGTGCGCATCACTGACCGCACACGGTCGAACGGGCTGGTATCACGTTTCCAGTCCTCTTTGGCGCGCTCGTTCACATTCTCGAATGCCGGGGCAGATTCTGGCATCGAATCAACGTACGATACATGAGTAGATCATTTTTCGGGATGTCATTTCCACCTTCTTAGGCTGTCGGGTGCGTGTCAGTATAGAGTCAGTTCGGGAGAGTTTCGAGTTTTGCTCACATTAGCCGTGTGAATTGTTCTGCTTTCCGTAATGTTATTAGACAACCATGTGAGGTGCGGTCTCGTGTCACGCAGACCCAAGGCATCTGGATTCCTTGGACTGGCGATAATGATGAGTGTCGGAATGTACCAGAACTATCTGAACGCAACGGCACAGGGGACGCCAGCGTGGATGATCGGGGCCACGCCCACCTAGGCGTCCTCTCGATTCTGGCCATCGTCCTCGGCTTCGCTATCCCGGCCCTCGGCGTGAGCGGGCGACTCGAGCAGATGGTGACGTGGACATTCATCCTCGGACAGTGGGGGCTACCGATGGTTCCGTGGCTCGCCGTCGGCGGCGGCCTGAGCTTTTTGCACCCGACCGCGTTCCTCTGGGGCGGGCTGTTGCTCGTCTCAATGGTGATTATGACCTGGCAGGCCGCCGTGCAGCCAGCAGGGGTTTCTGGCAAGCAGCGATCCGAACCGATGGTTGCTGACGATTAGCGTGGCGGTGAGGGCGCTAAGCCCCCGTCCTCTAGGAGCGAACGGAAAGCGCGAGTGAAGTACCTCGGGGACAAGCCCCGAGGCTTCACCGTTTTGCCCATGCCGTCCAGAAATGGACGGATGGGCGCAGGCGAATTTAATTCCCCTCGACCTTCCCGAAATGGGTCGGTTGGAATTAACACCCGAACGCCCGGTGCGTCCGTGAGGGTCGGTCGCTCCACCACGGCCCGACAACACCCGTCTCACCACGTCAAGGACGCAGGTTTTGAGAGGTGTCGCATTCGTCGCAACTGCGCGCAGTTGCTTCGGATTAAGGTCTTTAATCCACGTTGCAACTGTACTCGTCAATACGGTGGGGTGCGTCATATAGCTTACACGATTCACCCTCGGGGTCAAGTCCCGAGGCACTCTCGCTGTATCTCTGTAGAGCGGGGTAGTTCACTGGACTTTTGAGACGCTTCAGACGTGTACTCCGTCATCGTCTTCGTCGGACGACTGCGACTCTCCCCAGTCGGGGACTTCCCCGTCGTAGAACACGTCATTACTGGAGATACCGTCCTCGAGGTGGGGCTCGGGCGGTGTTCGATCGATCGACTCTCGGAGGAATTTGATTCGCATCGCCTCCTCACGGCCGAGGATTGCTTCGACGGTGTCGTAGTCGACGTGATCGTCGTAATACGCGTCACTAAGACGTCGACGAAACTCCTCGTCGTTCGCGAGCTCCTCGAGTTCATCCTCGAGGGCATCGGTGAGGAGCCGCGTCCGTGAGATATCCAGGACCTCAACGACGCTGTCGGCGCGTTCGACCAGCGACTTTGGGGCATTGAAATCGACGCGTGTTTTCTCTTCACCCATCTTGCC comes from the Natronolimnobius sp. AArcel1 genome and includes:
- a CDS encoding CFI-box-CTERM domain-containing protein, coding for MVDIEDSSFAEVRQSGKKRVTTSRRNVLKTTGVGVLGATGLGATGGTMSVAASSDHEIEITERPDPGDESIEVEVDVPSDEDPVDVRVFHWLGDDLTDEVITVESGETDTETVELIQPLERGDSLDIAILEEGATDRDEALSMAGITVDATYIDFYASPSTSDTDVEFFASSSEDHVDEHEGGIEARVVNEADEELSDGPVDISLFFSGGIDLTDPLAEEDEISVILQPESDTYDPDEVIASASTTATADLGIAVTERPDIEDEEVEVEVFVPSDENSVDVRAFHWDEGDITDDVITVESGESVTETVELTEPLKKGDRLDIVLLEQGVTDPGEVLRETNTVVDATHIEFHASPSAGDDVIEIFAVVSEEHWDEHQGDIEARVVDGTDEELTDAAVEIFRADGRPIDLTESLTEGEEISVILQPEGDKYDPDEELTSASATASVDLSIEAPQRPDAEDEDVEVEVTVPSDHDPVDVRAFHWDKGNITDEVITVESGESATKTVELTEPLKKGDNLEIVLLEEGVSDHDEALRWAGTVVDDTYVEITQQLTDGDEDVEVFATVSDDDLDTYEEGLELRIVDADGVNLSDEPVDIELFWGGSVSVTEELVGGDEITAVVQEAADGYDEEKVQASATTTVVGDIGFTVPERPNIGAKSVEVDVDVPATRGDGVDVRAFGLDGSDLTADVLTVTPGEDIQDEVTLTDELEEGDILEVALFEEGDEDHNDAFQTVVAAVDATYAMFTQQPSDGNEFASIHITVSDEDFDDHDEVEVRIVDELDDELIEEPLPLPPEEPFGYGTIELTSELTEDEEITLAVQPQAEEYTPGETLASDPVTVSEDVGPTVSFTFSPESPDVETEVTFDASDSEPTEEIEDYLWDFTDDNDFDTTGIEATHTFTDPGDHEVTLYILDDTGEPLGITTETVNVREGCFIATAACGTPDHDQVETLRAFRDTTLKGNAIGELFVRLYYATSPPIADWIAQGPRRRSIVRSTVVRPAARIASMFGFDGSDA